The following are encoded in a window of Pseudomonas multiresinivorans genomic DNA:
- a CDS encoding alpha/beta fold hydrolase, producing MTAKVQEIRLNLPHIELAAHLFGPEDGRPVIALHGWLDNAMSFARLAPKLEGVRILALDFAGHGHSGHRAPGASYLLWDYALDVLMVADQMGWERFSLLGHSMGAIVSVLLAGAMPERIERLALIDGLVPYTGEPDTSPQKLGEALRAQLALPNKRKPVYEAIDRAVEARMKGVGAVSREAAELLASRGLVPVPGGYTWRTDARLTLPSPLRLTRAHARQFVQSVQCPTSLVLAQQGLMLVEPATRELLKDRPFEVHELPGQHHLHLDDEAGAEAVAAIFRPFLLAD from the coding sequence ATGACCGCCAAAGTCCAGGAAATCCGCCTGAACCTGCCGCACATCGAGCTGGCCGCGCACCTGTTCGGCCCGGAAGACGGCCGGCCGGTGATTGCCCTGCACGGTTGGCTGGACAACGCCATGAGCTTCGCCCGCCTGGCACCGAAGCTCGAAGGCGTGCGCATCCTCGCCCTCGATTTCGCCGGCCACGGCCACTCGGGCCATCGCGCACCGGGGGCCAGCTACCTGCTCTGGGATTACGCGCTGGACGTGCTGATGGTCGCCGACCAGATGGGTTGGGAGCGTTTCTCCCTGCTCGGGCACTCCATGGGCGCGATTGTCTCGGTACTGCTGGCCGGCGCCATGCCCGAGCGCATCGAGCGCCTGGCGTTGATCGACGGGCTGGTGCCCTACACCGGTGAACCGGACACCTCGCCGCAGAAACTGGGCGAAGCCTTGCGCGCGCAACTGGCCCTGCCGAACAAGCGCAAGCCGGTGTACGAGGCTATCGACCGCGCCGTGGAGGCGCGCATGAAGGGCGTCGGCGCGGTGAGCCGGGAAGCCGCTGAGCTGCTGGCATCCCGTGGTCTGGTACCGGTGCCCGGCGGCTACACCTGGCGGACCGACGCGCGCCTGACACTGCCGTCGCCGCTGCGCCTGACCCGCGCCCATGCGCGACAATTCGTCCAGTCCGTGCAGTGCCCGACCAGCCTGGTGCTGGCGCAGCAGGGGTTGATGCTGGTCGAGCCGGCCACCCGCGAACTGCTCAAGGACAGGCCCTTCGAGGTCCATGAACTGCCGGGCCAGCACCACCTGCACCTGGATGACGAGGCGGGCGCCGAAGCGGTTGCCGCGATCTTCCGGCCGTTCCTGCTGGCGGACTGA
- a CDS encoding DUF4389 domain-containing protein produces MSAERQPADRLEKESLVLRVVWMLVFALVWFVAEMILGAVVIIQLIYRVIYGAPSGSLMGFGDSLSQYFAQIGRFGTFQTEEKPWPFADWPNAHAPEGEAAHDVPPAPHPVRDEEPKL; encoded by the coding sequence ATGTCCGCTGAACGTCAGCCCGCTGACCGTCTAGAGAAGGAATCCCTGGTCCTGCGCGTCGTCTGGATGCTGGTCTTCGCGCTGGTCTGGTTCGTCGCCGAGATGATCCTCGGCGCCGTGGTGATCATCCAGCTGATCTACCGCGTCATCTACGGTGCGCCCAGCGGCAGCCTGATGGGTTTCGGCGACAGTCTGAGCCAGTACTTTGCGCAGATCGGCCGCTTCGGAACCTTCCAGACCGAAGAGAAGCCCTGGCCATTCGCCGACTGGCCGAATGCCCATGCCCCGGAAGGCGAGGCCGCGCACGACGTGCCGCCGGCGCCACACCCGGTGCGTGACGAGGAGCCCAAGCTTTGA
- the sixA gene encoding phosphohistidine phosphatase SixA: protein MKLWLLRHGEAEPQARRDAERRLTAHGIKEALKSAAQLAGRPLDGILASPYVRAQETAELVREALGFEGSVGTAPWLTPDDDPKDVLRFLDGRNEQNLLLVTHQPLVGALAGLLVHGSRSDAVPFSTATLAELEGEVPVAGLMELVSLYHPRHS from the coding sequence TTGAAGCTCTGGCTGCTGCGCCATGGCGAGGCCGAGCCCCAGGCTCGCCGTGATGCCGAGCGCCGGCTGACGGCCCATGGCATCAAGGAGGCGCTGAAAAGCGCCGCCCAGCTGGCTGGTCGCCCGCTGGACGGGATCCTCGCCAGCCCCTACGTGCGCGCCCAGGAAACCGCCGAGCTGGTTCGCGAGGCGCTGGGTTTCGAGGGTTCGGTCGGCACCGCGCCCTGGCTGACTCCGGATGACGATCCGAAAGACGTGCTGCGTTTCCTCGATGGCCGCAACGAGCAGAACCTGCTGCTGGTGACGCATCAGCCGCTGGTCGGTGCGCTGGCCGGCCTGCTGGTGCATGGCAGCCGCAGCGATGCCGTGCCGTTCAGCACCGCTACGCTGGCGGAGCTGGAAGGCGAGGTGCCGGTAGCGGGATTGATGGAGCTGGTGTCGCTCTACCATCCTCGGCATTCCTGA
- a CDS encoding DUF4892 domain-containing protein: protein MLDVQTTARQDGKNLPADAQKARISRLLHSLIFTGLLGVSAVAGAADLPDSHDLDILPRFPRSEIVDFNQAASQERIYPQGSISRISGRLRMEGEVRAIGDLTAVTYRLPDEDSSQSAFAAARKDLLKADATPLFWCESRDCGSSNLLANSVFGNSKLFGPDDQQAYLLVRLAAPHENSLVAVYTITRGNRRAYLHAEQLDSGAALGELLPSPATLMRLLKANGELTLSHVPQEPGGAWLDLLVRTLRLDTGVRVELAGKHASDWRAALTAQGVRDARLEQGKDDSDGLHLTWLR from the coding sequence ATGCTCGACGTCCAGACCACCGCGCGCCAAGACGGCAAAAACCTTCCGGCGGACGCGCAGAAGGCCCGGATTTCACGGCTCCTTCACTCCCTGATCTTCACTGGCCTGCTCGGTGTCAGCGCCGTTGCCGGCGCCGCCGACCTGCCCGACAGCCACGACCTGGACATCCTCCCGCGCTTCCCGCGTTCGGAAATCGTCGACTTCAACCAGGCTGCCAGCCAGGAACGCATCTACCCGCAAGGCTCGATCAGCCGCATCAGTGGGCGCCTGCGCATGGAAGGCGAGGTACGCGCCATCGGCGACCTGACCGCCGTGACCTATCGCCTGCCCGACGAGGACTCCAGCCAGAGCGCCTTCGCCGCCGCGCGCAAGGACCTGCTCAAGGCCGACGCCACGCCGCTGTTCTGGTGCGAGAGCCGCGATTGCGGTTCCAGCAACCTGCTGGCCAATTCGGTGTTCGGCAACTCCAAGCTGTTCGGCCCGGACGACCAGCAGGCCTACCTGCTGGTGCGCCTTGCCGCGCCCCACGAGAACAGTCTGGTAGCGGTCTACACCATCACCCGCGGCAACCGCCGCGCCTACCTGCATGCCGAACAACTGGACAGCGGCGCCGCCCTCGGCGAGTTGCTGCCCAGCCCGGCGACCCTGATGCGCCTGCTCAAGGCCAACGGCGAGCTGACCCTCAGCCATGTGCCGCAGGAGCCGGGCGGTGCCTGGCTCGACCTGCTGGTGCGTACCCTGCGCCTGGATACCGGGGTGCGCGTCGAGCTGGCCGGCAAGCACGCCAGTGACTGGCGCGCAGCACTCACCGCCCAGGGTGTGCGCGACGCCCGCCTGGAGCAGGGCAAGGACGACAGTGACGGCCTGCACCTGACCTGGCTGCGCTGA
- a CDS encoding hotdog fold thioesterase, which produces MTWRTTPDLEKLNANLKNTIGEVLDIRFEAFDDDTLTASMVVDSRTHQPYGLLHGGASVVLAETVGSTASYLCLDTSKYYCVGLEVNANHLRGLRSGRVTAVAKAVHIGRSTHVWEIRLHGDDGKPSCISRLTMAVVPLER; this is translated from the coding sequence ATGACCTGGCGCACCACGCCCGATCTGGAAAAGCTCAACGCGAACCTGAAGAACACCATCGGTGAAGTGCTCGACATCCGCTTCGAGGCGTTCGACGACGACACGCTGACCGCCAGCATGGTGGTGGATTCGCGTACCCACCAGCCCTACGGCCTGCTGCACGGCGGCGCCTCGGTGGTGCTGGCGGAAACCGTCGGCTCCACCGCCAGCTACCTGTGCCTGGATACGTCCAAATACTACTGCGTTGGCCTGGAAGTGAACGCCAACCACCTGCGCGGCCTGCGCAGCGGGCGGGTGACGGCGGTGGCGAAGGCGGTGCACATCGGCCGCTCGACTCATGTCTGGGAAATCCGCCTGCACGGGGATGATGGCAAGCCGAGCTGCATTTCGCGGCTGACCATGGCGGTGGTGCCGCTGGAGCGTTGA
- a CDS encoding LysE family translocator produces MQEVHVLLMLTAVFAVALVSPGPDVALVVRTSLHQGRRAGVLSALGLACGILVHGTLVLTGVSLLLSRSPLLFSALQLVGAVYLGWLGIGALRALRKPGGAGRIDGELAESRLGPWLRGLATNLFNPKALVFFLALLTSLIPADMSAPGKVSVAVMLFGTGFLWFSLLSVILTRPVWQKRLLRAVPVIDGACGLVFLLVAGGILFSVVNHAVHWV; encoded by the coding sequence ATGCAGGAGGTTCACGTCTTGCTCATGCTCACCGCCGTGTTCGCCGTCGCCCTGGTCAGCCCCGGCCCGGACGTCGCGCTGGTGGTGCGCACTTCTCTGCACCAGGGCCGCCGCGCCGGCGTGCTCAGCGCCCTTGGGCTGGCCTGCGGCATCCTGGTCCACGGCACGTTGGTGCTGACCGGCGTGTCGCTGCTGCTCAGCCGCTCGCCGCTGCTGTTCAGTGCGTTGCAGCTGGTGGGCGCGGTCTACCTCGGCTGGCTGGGCATCGGTGCACTGCGTGCCCTGCGCAAGCCGGGCGGGGCAGGGCGGATCGACGGCGAGCTGGCTGAATCCAGGCTCGGCCCCTGGCTGCGTGGATTGGCGACCAACCTGTTCAATCCCAAGGCGCTGGTGTTCTTCCTCGCCCTGCTGACCAGCCTGATTCCGGCCGACATGTCGGCGCCAGGCAAGGTGTCGGTGGCGGTGATGCTGTTCGGCACTGGCTTTCTCTGGTTCAGCCTGCTCAGCGTGATCCTCACCCGACCGGTCTGGCAGAAGCGCCTGCTGCGGGCGGTGCCGGTCATCGATGGCGCCTGCGGGCTGGTGTTCCTGCTGGTGGCTGGCGGCATTCTGTTCAGCGTGGTGAACCACGCGGTGCATTGGGTGTGA
- a CDS encoding AMP-binding protein: MVKAVRLPLDLFYQREKSHPNKRYLVQPLTGGEVQTLTWGEVGDQARRAAGWLRSLNLPEGSRVAIISKNCAHWIVADIAIWMAGYVSVPLYPNLTADSVRQVMTHSEARVAFIGKLDDWPAMVDGIPEGVPTVALPVHPEGRFDHQWGDLQQQAPISDDPRPDAATLATLIYTSGTTGTPKGVMHTFGNFAFAASHAIDLFGVGEEDRLLSYLPLCHVAERMFVQMASIYAGQTIFFAESLDTFVADMRRARPTVFFGVPRIWTKFQMGVYAQMPAKKLDRLLRLPIVGRLVGRKVLAGLGLDAVRYALCGAAPVPEALLNWYQRLGLNVLEVYGMTENCGYSHVCRPGEQKTGWIGRNSPGVEVRISDEGEVQVRSGATMVGYFKDPERTAETITEDGFLRTGDKGEQDAEGHLRLTGRIKEIFKTAKGKYVAPAPIENRLAVHSRIEQICVVGDGLIAPLGLCVLSEVGRQEAANGSRIELEQSLQALLTEVNEALDKHERLAGLVLVKDVWTVDNGFLTPTLKIKRNVVEGTYGQRFNEWAERREAVQWHE; the protein is encoded by the coding sequence GTGGTTAAAGCAGTCCGATTACCACTCGACCTGTTCTATCAGCGCGAGAAGAGCCACCCGAACAAGCGCTACCTGGTGCAGCCGCTCACTGGCGGCGAAGTGCAGACCCTGACCTGGGGCGAAGTGGGCGACCAGGCCCGCCGCGCCGCCGGCTGGCTGCGCAGCCTGAACCTTCCCGAAGGCAGCCGGGTGGCGATCATTTCGAAGAACTGCGCCCACTGGATAGTCGCCGACATCGCCATCTGGATGGCCGGCTACGTCTCGGTGCCGCTGTATCCCAACCTCACTGCCGACTCCGTGCGCCAGGTGATGACCCACTCCGAAGCGAGGGTGGCCTTCATCGGCAAGCTGGACGACTGGCCGGCGATGGTTGATGGCATTCCCGAGGGCGTGCCCACGGTGGCTTTGCCGGTGCATCCGGAAGGGCGATTCGACCACCAGTGGGGCGATCTGCAGCAGCAGGCACCGATCAGCGATGATCCGCGCCCGGACGCCGCCACCCTGGCGACCCTGATCTACACCTCCGGCACCACTGGTACGCCCAAGGGCGTGATGCACACCTTCGGCAACTTCGCCTTCGCCGCGAGCCATGCCATCGACCTGTTCGGGGTCGGCGAGGAGGACCGGCTGCTGTCCTACCTGCCGCTGTGCCATGTGGCCGAGCGGATGTTCGTGCAGATGGCGTCGATCTATGCCGGGCAGACGATCTTCTTCGCCGAGAGCCTGGACACCTTCGTTGCCGACATGCGCCGGGCGCGGCCCACGGTGTTCTTCGGCGTGCCGCGCATCTGGACCAAGTTCCAGATGGGCGTCTACGCGCAGATGCCGGCGAAAAAGCTCGACCGCCTGCTGCGCCTGCCTATTGTCGGCCGCCTGGTCGGCCGCAAGGTACTTGCCGGCCTTGGCCTGGACGCCGTGCGCTACGCCCTGTGCGGTGCCGCGCCGGTCCCCGAGGCGCTGCTGAACTGGTACCAGCGCCTGGGCCTGAATGTGCTCGAGGTCTACGGCATGACCGAGAACTGCGGCTACTCCCACGTCTGCCGCCCCGGTGAACAGAAAACCGGCTGGATCGGCCGCAACAGCCCCGGCGTGGAAGTGCGCATCAGTGACGAAGGCGAAGTGCAGGTACGCAGCGGTGCGACCATGGTCGGCTACTTCAAGGACCCGGAGCGCACTGCCGAGACCATCACCGAGGACGGCTTCCTGCGTACCGGCGACAAGGGCGAGCAGGATGCCGAAGGCCACCTGCGCCTGACCGGGCGCATCAAGGAAATCTTCAAGACTGCCAAGGGCAAGTATGTGGCGCCGGCGCCCATCGAGAACCGCCTGGCCGTGCATTCGCGGATCGAGCAGATCTGCGTGGTCGGCGACGGCCTGATTGCTCCGCTGGGCCTGTGCGTGCTTTCCGAAGTCGGTCGCCAGGAGGCCGCCAACGGCTCGCGCATCGAGCTCGAGCAGAGCCTGCAGGCGCTGCTGACGGAGGTGAACGAAGCGCTGGACAAGCACGAACGCCTGGCCGGACTGGTGCTGGTCAAGGACGTCTGGACGGTGGATAACGGCTTCCTCACGCCCACCCTGAAGATCAAGCGCAATGTGGTGGAAGGTACCTACGGTCAGCGCTTCAATGAATGGGCGGAGCGCCGCGAGGCGGTGCAATGGCATGAATGA
- a CDS encoding AraC family transcriptional regulator yields MERIEHHSSGLPGVRFIDAEYRHFAFPRHFHLDYHVGLMLDGRQRYTHRGERSLAGNGDILLMSPESIHDGSSDGDDGYRIRVLSIDPHWLDDACRAFSDGRQGAPRLTAAQLRDPRLQAELQQAHALMLGGERLEQEGQLWQALAALLERASSLRIREPGQGFDAPTWARIREWLESRLETPPTLEEIAEFCDLSPWQVLRRFRHQCGLPPHQWLTHLRLERALPRVLKGQPLSEIALSLGFYDQAHFSRLFRRTYGLPPARLRQR; encoded by the coding sequence ATGGAACGCATCGAACACCACAGCAGCGGCTTGCCCGGCGTCCGTTTCATCGACGCCGAGTACCGCCATTTCGCCTTTCCGCGGCATTTTCACCTCGACTATCACGTCGGGTTGATGCTCGACGGTCGCCAGCGCTACACCCATCGCGGTGAGCGCTCGCTGGCCGGGAATGGCGACATCCTGCTGATGAGCCCCGAGAGCATCCATGACGGTTCCAGCGATGGTGACGACGGCTATCGCATCCGCGTGCTGTCCATCGACCCGCACTGGCTGGACGACGCCTGCCGCGCCTTCAGCGATGGCCGCCAGGGCGCGCCGCGGCTGACGGCCGCGCAACTGCGCGATCCACGGCTGCAGGCCGAACTGCAGCAAGCCCATGCCCTGATGCTGGGTGGTGAGCGGCTGGAGCAGGAAGGCCAGCTGTGGCAGGCGCTGGCCGCCTTGCTGGAGCGTGCCTCCAGCCTGCGCATCCGTGAGCCGGGGCAGGGCTTCGACGCGCCGACCTGGGCGCGTATCCGCGAATGGCTGGAGTCGCGCCTGGAAACGCCGCCGACGCTGGAGGAAATCGCCGAGTTCTGTGACCTCAGCCCCTGGCAGGTACTGCGCCGCTTCCGCCACCAGTGCGGATTGCCGCCGCACCAGTGGCTAACGCACCTGCGCCTGGAGCGCGCCTTGCCGCGGGTGCTCAAGGGCCAGCCGCTATCGGAGATCGCCCTGAGCCTGGGCTTCTATGACCAGGCGCACTTCAGCCGCCTGTTCCGCCGCACCTACGGATTGCCGCCTGCGCGACTGCGCCAGCGCTGA
- a CDS encoding alpha/beta fold hydrolase: MSQAVFFAHANGFPSGTYGKLFDALEPDYRVHRLDMHGHDPRFPVNANWENLVEELLHHLEALDEPVWGVGHSLGGVLHYHAALRRPELYRGVVMLDSPLLTLADQLVIRVAKRFGFIDRLTPAGRTLGRREDFDDFAEALEYFAGKPLFKRFDRDCLEAYVRHGLAPADARGLRLKFDPATEISIYRNVPHTSPGRAKQLAVPLTMVRGRHSRVVLPHHARMIGRIPMGESLSLPGGHMFPLERPQDTAALLKTVFARWQQRTNA, encoded by the coding sequence ATGTCGCAAGCGGTCTTCTTCGCCCACGCCAACGGTTTCCCCTCGGGTACCTACGGCAAGTTGTTCGACGCCCTGGAACCGGATTACCGGGTCCATCGGCTGGACATGCACGGCCATGACCCGCGCTTCCCGGTGAACGCCAACTGGGAAAACCTGGTGGAAGAGCTGCTGCACCACCTGGAGGCGCTGGATGAACCGGTGTGGGGCGTCGGCCATTCCCTGGGCGGTGTGCTGCATTACCACGCGGCGCTGCGCAGGCCCGAGCTGTATCGCGGGGTGGTCATGCTCGATTCGCCCCTGCTGACCTTGGCCGATCAACTGGTGATCCGTGTTGCCAAGCGCTTCGGCTTCATCGACCGGCTGACGCCCGCCGGCCGTACCCTCGGTCGCCGCGAGGATTTCGACGATTTTGCCGAGGCGCTGGAATATTTCGCCGGCAAGCCGCTGTTCAAGCGTTTCGACCGCGATTGCCTGGAAGCCTATGTGCGCCACGGGCTGGCGCCGGCCGACGCAAGGGGCCTGCGGTTGAAGTTCGACCCGGCCACGGAAATCTCCATCTACCGCAATGTGCCGCACACCAGCCCCGGCCGCGCGAAGCAGCTCGCCGTGCCGTTGACCATGGTGCGCGGCCGCCATAGTCGGGTGGTGCTGCCGCACCACGCCCGTATGATCGGCCGCATCCCCATGGGGGAAAGCCTGTCGCTGCCCGGCGGGCACATGTTCCCGCTGGAGCGCCCGCAGGACACCGCCGCTCTGCTCAAGACCGTCTTCGCCCGCTGGCAACAGCGCACCAACGCCTGA
- a CDS encoding AI-2E family transporter, with amino-acid sequence MFDNDRLLLRLLLLGLLAASIWVLLPFWSALVWAAVLAFASWPLMRLLTQLLGGRQAAAAGVLTVCWIVLVALPLVWLGFGLVDRVREGVELVKNLQVSGLPPPPEWMARVPLIGDRLIGWWYQADQQGVAMFSALKPYMGEVGNWVLARSAKLGVGIFELVLSLVLIFFFYRDGLRLQAFAHGMLQRLIGDTAQQYMDIIAGTVQRVVNGVIGTAAAQGVLATVGFLIAGVPGPLVLGLLTFVCSLLMVPPLIWGPAVLWLFYQESYGYGVFMAIWGFFVISGVDNILKPYLISRGGNLPLVVVLLGVLGGLLSFGFIGLFLGPVLLAVVYNLISAWVDSSQRPPSPPVV; translated from the coding sequence ATGTTCGACAATGATCGCCTGTTGCTGCGCCTGCTGTTGCTGGGCCTGCTTGCGGCCAGCATCTGGGTGTTGCTGCCCTTCTGGTCGGCATTGGTCTGGGCCGCAGTGCTGGCATTCGCCAGTTGGCCGCTGATGCGCCTGCTCACCCAACTGCTGGGCGGCCGCCAGGCAGCGGCGGCTGGCGTGCTCACCGTCTGCTGGATCGTGCTGGTGGCGCTGCCATTGGTATGGCTGGGCTTCGGGCTGGTGGACCGGGTGCGCGAAGGCGTGGAGCTGGTGAAGAACCTGCAGGTCTCCGGCCTGCCGCCGCCGCCGGAGTGGATGGCCCGCGTGCCGCTGATCGGTGATCGCCTGATCGGCTGGTGGTACCAGGCCGACCAGCAGGGCGTAGCGATGTTTTCCGCGCTCAAGCCGTACATGGGCGAAGTGGGCAACTGGGTGCTGGCGCGCAGCGCCAAGCTGGGGGTTGGTATCTTCGAGCTGGTACTCAGCCTGGTGCTGATCTTCTTCTTCTACCGCGACGGCCTGCGCCTCCAGGCCTTTGCCCACGGCATGCTGCAGCGCCTGATCGGCGACACCGCACAGCAGTACATGGACATCATTGCCGGTACCGTGCAACGGGTGGTCAACGGGGTGATCGGCACCGCCGCCGCACAAGGGGTGCTGGCGACCGTCGGCTTCCTCATCGCCGGCGTGCCGGGTCCGCTGGTGCTGGGGCTGCTGACCTTCGTCTGCAGCCTGCTGATGGTGCCACCGCTGATCTGGGGGCCGGCCGTGCTCTGGCTGTTCTACCAGGAGAGCTATGGCTACGGTGTGTTCATGGCCATCTGGGGCTTCTTCGTGATCAGCGGCGTCGACAACATCCTCAAGCCCTATCTGATCAGCCGTGGTGGCAACCTGCCGTTGGTAGTGGTGCTGCTGGGCGTGCTCGGCGGGTTGCTCAGCTTCGGCTTCATCGGCTTGTTCCTCGGGCCGGTATTGCTGGCGGTGGTCTACAACCTGATCAGCGCCTGGGTGGATAGCTCGCAACGACCGCCATCGCCGCCGGTGGTCTGA